The Neomonachus schauinslandi chromosome 4, ASM220157v2, whole genome shotgun sequence genome includes a region encoding these proteins:
- the BCAS2 gene encoding pre-mRNA-splicing factor SPF27 — protein MAGTGLVAGEVVVDALPYFDQGYEAPGVREAAAALVEEETRRYRPTKNYLSYLTAPDYSAFETDIMRNEFERLAARQPIELLSMKRYELPAPSSGQKNDITAWQECVNNSMAQLEHQAVRIENLELMSQHGCNAWKVYNENLVHMIEHAQKELQKLRKHIQDLNWQRKNMQLTAGSKLREMESTWVSLVSKNYEIERTIVQLENEIFQMKQQHGEANKENIRQDF, from the exons ATGGCGGGCACGGGCTTAGTTGCCGGAGAGGTTGTGGTAGATGCGCTGCCTTATTTTGACCAAGGTTACGAAGCGCCGGGTGTGCGGGAAGCG GCTGCGGCGCTGGTGGAGGAGGAAACCCGCAGATACCGACCTACCAAGAACTACCTGAGCTACCTGACAGCCCCGGATTATTCTGCTTTTGAA ACCGACATAAtgagaaatgaatttgaaagacTGGCTGCTCGACAACCAATAGAATTACTCAGTATGAAACG aTATGAACTTCCAGCCCCTTCCTCGGGTCAGAAAAATGACATTACTGCGTGGCAAGAATGTGTAAACAATTCTATGGCCCAGTTAGAGCATCAGGCAGTTCGAATTGAGAATTTGGAACTAATGTCACAGCATGGATGCAATGCCTGGAAAGTATATAATGA aaATCTAGTTCATATGATTGAACATGCACAGAAAGAGCTCCAGAAGTTAAG GAAACATATTCAAGATTTAAACTGGCAGCGAAAAAACATGCAACTCACAGCTGGATCTAAATTAAGGGAAATGGAGTCAAC tTGGGTATCCCTGGTCAGTAAGAATTATGAGATTGAAAGGACTATTGtgcaattagaaaatgaaatctttcaaatGAAGCAGCAGCATGGAGaggcaaacaaagaaaacatCCGGCAAGACTTCTAA